In a genomic window of Vigna angularis cultivar LongXiaoDou No.4 chromosome 6, ASM1680809v1, whole genome shotgun sequence:
- the LOC108341131 gene encoding uncharacterized protein LOC108341131 isoform X1, translating into MGAETLKGWGTWEELLLGGAILRHGTKDWNVVATELRARTGFPYTITPQVCKAKYEDLLQRYSGNKAWYEELRKTRVAELKRSLEISEDSIGSLESKLERLKGGKNEKRDGCDVDNGSGRPKLHVASHKLERVESSTKDTSKDGLSAGSFTHETLPSVPVEHFETKPDKLLNVDKLAYTVYQGEGGTFKKRRGKRKRKYCGKNTKEPSMAESVLLDSVDVMSWCKENSTSYYSEVAKSSDVNYQNRNLKKSRVEDMVKILDSIFETKCASAFRRRLDSQKRGRYKKMIRQHMDFDTIRSRISNQTIRSCVELFRDLLLLTNNALVFYSKNTREYKSAVLLRDIVTKKIKESLKDSSNKVTNTQVTNAPMNNPHVKPKNIRCGTRKTVAKTGGGNISVSGVSHGTKKHSKVDSPSSVESLSVKKRGFGRPKKVGRGSASQKPAVPMKGKKKVRSK; encoded by the exons ATGGGAGCAGAGACGTTGAAGGGGTGGGGCACCTGGGAGGAGCTCCTCCTTGGTGGGGCCATTCTCCGTCATGGAACCAAAGATTGGAACGTCGTTGCCACCGAGCTTCGAGCCCGAACAGGTTTTCCTTACACCATTACTCCTCAG GTATGTAAAGCCAAATATGAAGATCTGCTGCAACGATATTCTGGAAACAA GGCTTGGTATGAGGAGCTTAGGAAGACTAGAGTGGCAGAGTTGAAGAGATCTCTAGAGATATCTGAAGATTCAATTGG GTCTCTTGAATCAAAGCTTGAAAGACTGAAGGGTGGTAAGAATGAGAAAAGAGATGGTTGTGATGTTGATAATGGATCAGGTCGTCCAAAGTTGCATGTAGCTTCACATAAATTAGAAAGAGTCGAATCTTCCACCAAAGACACATCAAAGGATGGACTATCTGCTGGGAGTTTCACACATGAAACTCTTCCATCTGTTCCTGTTGAACATTTCGAGACCAAGCCTGACAAACTTTTGAATGTAGATAAGTTAGCATATACTGTATACCAAGGAGAAGGGGGAACTTTTAAGAAACGAAGAGGGAAGAGGAAAAGGAAGTATTGTGGCAAAAATACCAAGGAACCAAGTATGGCAGAGAGTGTTTTGTTAGATTCAGTTGATGTTATGTCATGGTGTAAAGAAAATTCTACCAGTTACTACAGTGAAGTTGCCAAATCAAGCGATGTAAATTATCAGAATAGGAACTTGAAAAAGAGTAGGGTGGAAGACATGGTGAAGATTTTGGATTCTATTTTTGAAACTAAATGTGCTTCTGCATTTCGTCGTAGACTTGATAGTCAG AAGAGAGGAAGGTACAAGAAAATGATCCGACAACACATGGACTTTGACACCATAAGGTCAAGAATTAGCAACCAAACAATTAGATCATGTGTAGAACTTTTTCGAGACTTGCTTCTACTCACTAACAATGCTTTGGTTTTCTACTCCAAGAACACTCGTGAATACAAATCTGCTGTACTATTAAGAGACATTGTGACAAAAAAGATAAAGGAAAGTTTGAAGGACTCGAGTAACAAAGTCACCAACACCCAGGTTACTAATGCGCCTATGAATAATCCTCATGTGAAACCAAAAAACATACGATGTGGAACTAGAAAAACAGTAGCAAAAACAGGTGGAGGAAATATTTCTGTGTCTGGAGTTTCACATGGTACAAAGAAACATAGTAAAGTCGATTCTCCATCTTCTGTGGAATCCCTCAGCGTGAAGAAGAGAGGTTTTGGTCGACCAAAAAAGGTTGGACGAGGATCTGCAAGTCAAAAGCCTGCAGTGCCAATGAAGGGAAAGAAAAAAGTTAGAAGCAAGTAA
- the LOC108341131 gene encoding uncharacterized protein LOC108341131 isoform X3: MEPKIGTSLPPSFEPEQVCKAKYEDLLQRYSGNKAWYEELRKTRVAELKRSLEISEDSIGSLESKLERLKGGKNEKRDGCDVDNGSGRPKLHVASHKLERVESSTKDTSKDGLSAGSFTHETLPSVPVEHFETKPDKLLNVDKLAYTVYQGEGGTFKKRRGKRKRKYCGKNTKEPSMAESVLLDSVDVMSWCKENSTSYYSEVAKSSDVNYQNRNLKKSRVEDMVKILDSIFETKCASAFRRRLDSQKRGRYKKMIRQHMDFDTIRSRISNQTIRSCVELFRDLLLLTNNALVFYSKNTREYKSAVLLRDIVTKKIKESLKDSSNKVTNTQVTNAPMNNPHVKPKNIRCGTRKTVAKTGGGNISVSGVSHGTKKHSKVDSPSSVESLSVKKRGFGRPKKVGRGSASQKPAVPMKGKKKVRSK; the protein is encoded by the exons ATGGAACCAAAGATTGGAACGTCGTTGCCACCGAGCTTCGAGCCCGAACAG GTATGTAAAGCCAAATATGAAGATCTGCTGCAACGATATTCTGGAAACAA GGCTTGGTATGAGGAGCTTAGGAAGACTAGAGTGGCAGAGTTGAAGAGATCTCTAGAGATATCTGAAGATTCAATTGG GTCTCTTGAATCAAAGCTTGAAAGACTGAAGGGTGGTAAGAATGAGAAAAGAGATGGTTGTGATGTTGATAATGGATCAGGTCGTCCAAAGTTGCATGTAGCTTCACATAAATTAGAAAGAGTCGAATCTTCCACCAAAGACACATCAAAGGATGGACTATCTGCTGGGAGTTTCACACATGAAACTCTTCCATCTGTTCCTGTTGAACATTTCGAGACCAAGCCTGACAAACTTTTGAATGTAGATAAGTTAGCATATACTGTATACCAAGGAGAAGGGGGAACTTTTAAGAAACGAAGAGGGAAGAGGAAAAGGAAGTATTGTGGCAAAAATACCAAGGAACCAAGTATGGCAGAGAGTGTTTTGTTAGATTCAGTTGATGTTATGTCATGGTGTAAAGAAAATTCTACCAGTTACTACAGTGAAGTTGCCAAATCAAGCGATGTAAATTATCAGAATAGGAACTTGAAAAAGAGTAGGGTGGAAGACATGGTGAAGATTTTGGATTCTATTTTTGAAACTAAATGTGCTTCTGCATTTCGTCGTAGACTTGATAGTCAG AAGAGAGGAAGGTACAAGAAAATGATCCGACAACACATGGACTTTGACACCATAAGGTCAAGAATTAGCAACCAAACAATTAGATCATGTGTAGAACTTTTTCGAGACTTGCTTCTACTCACTAACAATGCTTTGGTTTTCTACTCCAAGAACACTCGTGAATACAAATCTGCTGTACTATTAAGAGACATTGTGACAAAAAAGATAAAGGAAAGTTTGAAGGACTCGAGTAACAAAGTCACCAACACCCAGGTTACTAATGCGCCTATGAATAATCCTCATGTGAAACCAAAAAACATACGATGTGGAACTAGAAAAACAGTAGCAAAAACAGGTGGAGGAAATATTTCTGTGTCTGGAGTTTCACATGGTACAAAGAAACATAGTAAAGTCGATTCTCCATCTTCTGTGGAATCCCTCAGCGTGAAGAAGAGAGGTTTTGGTCGACCAAAAAAGGTTGGACGAGGATCTGCAAGTCAAAAGCCTGCAGTGCCAATGAAGGGAAAGAAAAAAGTTAGAAGCAAGTAA
- the LOC108341131 gene encoding uncharacterized protein LOC108341131 isoform X2: MEPKIGTSLPPSFEPEQVFLTPLLLRYVKPNMKICCNDILETIQRNDILRAWYEELRKTRVAELKRSLEISEDSIGSLESKLERLKGGKNEKRDGCDVDNGSGRPKLHVASHKLERVESSTKDTSKDGLSAGSFTHETLPSVPVEHFETKPDKLLNVDKLAYTVYQGEGGTFKKRRGKRKRKYCGKNTKEPSMAESVLLDSVDVMSWCKENSTSYYSEVAKSSDVNYQNRNLKKSRVEDMVKILDSIFETKCASAFRRRLDSQKRGRYKKMIRQHMDFDTIRSRISNQTIRSCVELFRDLLLLTNNALVFYSKNTREYKSAVLLRDIVTKKIKESLKDSSNKVTNTQVTNAPMNNPHVKPKNIRCGTRKTVAKTGGGNISVSGVSHGTKKHSKVDSPSSVESLSVKKRGFGRPKKVGRGSASQKPAVPMKGKKKVRSK; this comes from the exons ATGGAACCAAAGATTGGAACGTCGTTGCCACCGAGCTTCGAGCCCGAACAGGTTTTCCTTACACCATTACTCCTCAG GTATGTAAAGCCAAATATGAAGATCTGCTGCAACGATATTCTGGAAACAA TTCAAAGGAATGACATTCTCAGGGCTTGGTATGAGGAGCTTAGGAAGACTAGAGTGGCAGAGTTGAAGAGATCTCTAGAGATATCTGAAGATTCAATTGG GTCTCTTGAATCAAAGCTTGAAAGACTGAAGGGTGGTAAGAATGAGAAAAGAGATGGTTGTGATGTTGATAATGGATCAGGTCGTCCAAAGTTGCATGTAGCTTCACATAAATTAGAAAGAGTCGAATCTTCCACCAAAGACACATCAAAGGATGGACTATCTGCTGGGAGTTTCACACATGAAACTCTTCCATCTGTTCCTGTTGAACATTTCGAGACCAAGCCTGACAAACTTTTGAATGTAGATAAGTTAGCATATACTGTATACCAAGGAGAAGGGGGAACTTTTAAGAAACGAAGAGGGAAGAGGAAAAGGAAGTATTGTGGCAAAAATACCAAGGAACCAAGTATGGCAGAGAGTGTTTTGTTAGATTCAGTTGATGTTATGTCATGGTGTAAAGAAAATTCTACCAGTTACTACAGTGAAGTTGCCAAATCAAGCGATGTAAATTATCAGAATAGGAACTTGAAAAAGAGTAGGGTGGAAGACATGGTGAAGATTTTGGATTCTATTTTTGAAACTAAATGTGCTTCTGCATTTCGTCGTAGACTTGATAGTCAG AAGAGAGGAAGGTACAAGAAAATGATCCGACAACACATGGACTTTGACACCATAAGGTCAAGAATTAGCAACCAAACAATTAGATCATGTGTAGAACTTTTTCGAGACTTGCTTCTACTCACTAACAATGCTTTGGTTTTCTACTCCAAGAACACTCGTGAATACAAATCTGCTGTACTATTAAGAGACATTGTGACAAAAAAGATAAAGGAAAGTTTGAAGGACTCGAGTAACAAAGTCACCAACACCCAGGTTACTAATGCGCCTATGAATAATCCTCATGTGAAACCAAAAAACATACGATGTGGAACTAGAAAAACAGTAGCAAAAACAGGTGGAGGAAATATTTCTGTGTCTGGAGTTTCACATGGTACAAAGAAACATAGTAAAGTCGATTCTCCATCTTCTGTGGAATCCCTCAGCGTGAAGAAGAGAGGTTTTGGTCGACCAAAAAAGGTTGGACGAGGATCTGCAAGTCAAAAGCCTGCAGTGCCAATGAAGGGAAAGAAAAAAGTTAGAAGCAAGTAA
- the LOC108341131 gene encoding uncharacterized protein LOC108341131 isoform X4 translates to MKICCNDILETIQRNDILRAWYEELRKTRVAELKRSLEISEDSIGSLESKLERLKGGKNEKRDGCDVDNGSGRPKLHVASHKLERVESSTKDTSKDGLSAGSFTHETLPSVPVEHFETKPDKLLNVDKLAYTVYQGEGGTFKKRRGKRKRKYCGKNTKEPSMAESVLLDSVDVMSWCKENSTSYYSEVAKSSDVNYQNRNLKKSRVEDMVKILDSIFETKCASAFRRRLDSQKRGRYKKMIRQHMDFDTIRSRISNQTIRSCVELFRDLLLLTNNALVFYSKNTREYKSAVLLRDIVTKKIKESLKDSSNKVTNTQVTNAPMNNPHVKPKNIRCGTRKTVAKTGGGNISVSGVSHGTKKHSKVDSPSSVESLSVKKRGFGRPKKVGRGSASQKPAVPMKGKKKVRSK, encoded by the exons ATGAAGATCTGCTGCAACGATATTCTGGAAACAA TTCAAAGGAATGACATTCTCAGGGCTTGGTATGAGGAGCTTAGGAAGACTAGAGTGGCAGAGTTGAAGAGATCTCTAGAGATATCTGAAGATTCAATTGG GTCTCTTGAATCAAAGCTTGAAAGACTGAAGGGTGGTAAGAATGAGAAAAGAGATGGTTGTGATGTTGATAATGGATCAGGTCGTCCAAAGTTGCATGTAGCTTCACATAAATTAGAAAGAGTCGAATCTTCCACCAAAGACACATCAAAGGATGGACTATCTGCTGGGAGTTTCACACATGAAACTCTTCCATCTGTTCCTGTTGAACATTTCGAGACCAAGCCTGACAAACTTTTGAATGTAGATAAGTTAGCATATACTGTATACCAAGGAGAAGGGGGAACTTTTAAGAAACGAAGAGGGAAGAGGAAAAGGAAGTATTGTGGCAAAAATACCAAGGAACCAAGTATGGCAGAGAGTGTTTTGTTAGATTCAGTTGATGTTATGTCATGGTGTAAAGAAAATTCTACCAGTTACTACAGTGAAGTTGCCAAATCAAGCGATGTAAATTATCAGAATAGGAACTTGAAAAAGAGTAGGGTGGAAGACATGGTGAAGATTTTGGATTCTATTTTTGAAACTAAATGTGCTTCTGCATTTCGTCGTAGACTTGATAGTCAG AAGAGAGGAAGGTACAAGAAAATGATCCGACAACACATGGACTTTGACACCATAAGGTCAAGAATTAGCAACCAAACAATTAGATCATGTGTAGAACTTTTTCGAGACTTGCTTCTACTCACTAACAATGCTTTGGTTTTCTACTCCAAGAACACTCGTGAATACAAATCTGCTGTACTATTAAGAGACATTGTGACAAAAAAGATAAAGGAAAGTTTGAAGGACTCGAGTAACAAAGTCACCAACACCCAGGTTACTAATGCGCCTATGAATAATCCTCATGTGAAACCAAAAAACATACGATGTGGAACTAGAAAAACAGTAGCAAAAACAGGTGGAGGAAATATTTCTGTGTCTGGAGTTTCACATGGTACAAAGAAACATAGTAAAGTCGATTCTCCATCTTCTGTGGAATCCCTCAGCGTGAAGAAGAGAGGTTTTGGTCGACCAAAAAAGGTTGGACGAGGATCTGCAAGTCAAAAGCCTGCAGTGCCAATGAAGGGAAAGAAAAAAGTTAGAAGCAAGTAA